In a genomic window of Acidobacteriota bacterium:
- a CDS encoding DUF4291 domain-containing protein — protein sequence MKLPTERYIDQVNHWPQTGRHILAHYDETTIIVYQAYRPSIGNYALRNQHFGGDFSYSRMSWIKPNFLWMMYRSGWGTKQGQEVILGLRLRREFFDQILAQSVQSSYYEGHFPTRELWQEALAQSSVRLQWDPDHHPSGAKLERRAVQLGLRGPVLEAFGKKELIEVIDMSEFVATQRPFTTGEMLEKLQTPVERVYIPADPEIGRKLGLTTYDSSSTQQSDIQRT from the coding sequence ATGAAACTCCCAACTGAACGCTACATTGATCAAGTCAACCATTGGCCTCAAACTGGTCGCCATATCCTGGCGCACTATGACGAGACCACCATTATCGTCTATCAGGCATATCGCCCATCCATTGGCAATTATGCGCTTCGAAATCAACACTTTGGCGGAGACTTTTCCTACTCGCGGATGAGCTGGATCAAACCCAATTTCCTCTGGATGATGTACCGAAGTGGATGGGGAACCAAACAAGGTCAGGAAGTTATCCTTGGGCTGCGGCTCCGGCGTGAATTTTTTGATCAAATACTGGCTCAGTCGGTGCAATCTTCTTATTATGAAGGTCACTTCCCAACTCGCGAATTGTGGCAGGAAGCGCTGGCTCAATCATCAGTCCGTCTGCAATGGGATCCAGACCATCATCCATCAGGGGCAAAGCTCGAACGGCGCGCTGTTCAACTTGGATTACGCGGTCCAGTGCTTGAAGCCTTTGGAAAAAAAGAACTGATCGAAGTCATTGATATGTCTGAATTTGTGGCAACCCAGCGTCCATTTACCACAGGTGAAATGCTGGAAAAGCTTCAAACTCCGGTTGAACGGGTGTACATTCCGGCTGATCCAGAAATTGGAAGAAAATTAGGGTTAACGACCTATGATTCATCATCCACTCAGCAATCAGATATCCAGAGAACTTGA